A window of Oncorhynchus tshawytscha isolate Ot180627B linkage group LG10, Otsh_v2.0, whole genome shotgun sequence contains these coding sequences:
- the LOC112259890 gene encoding reticulocyte-binding protein 2 homolog a → MGSGLSASENNPLIASDESEDVVIFEELDFVLIGCHGAGKNTAGNIILNKKEFNYWTSWSKQAVKKETKLGSRRITVIRTAGWSGRSSKDETKQQIIESVRSSFKDGPDAILLVIRIGCTDSLKPTLSIFTNEEGERSTYEDTFIERALNKTVVLFTNEEELDKLHLTIERYITDYNLEGLIEKCDGRYCVLSDKKSRKVQNSKLIKQLEEMISENRHENCQVEERCMGTLEKIVEKTTNLITNLEKKIARLEEKMRSCKIKRDLESCEREIEKLQKTIKQKNKELQEVKACIEKLSPKVKTDNQTQTEEDNDSQRLRDEAINKDNLVYELSATKAQLEKELRTAEEELKSTEGKWRRTEEELRRTKADLEEQLRTAEEELRRTKADLEEQLRRRKKELEKAKKTGESKNTELYFKLSKVLNRKSLTSYCKEEISQKNIKIEMTQRSCIDFPANPSTPIGQAFITKHKTELVNRLGLLLPILLSLQDRGVLSQEEIEEVECKDTKSQQNQALLNMVVRKGTRAQDYFYLALRESDLLLVEDLCNCRK, encoded by the exons ATGGGATCTGGATTAAGTG CCTCTGAAAACAATCCATTGATTGCATCGGATGAGTCAGAAGATG TTGTCATTTTTGAAGAACTAGATTTTGTGCTTATTGGTTGCCATGGGGCTGGAAAGAATACAGCAGGAAACATCATCCTGAACAAAAAGGAATTCAATTACTGGACATCATGGAGCAAACAAGCTGTGAAGAAAGAGACTAAGCTAGGCAGTCGTAGAATTACTGTGATCCGCACTGCAGGTTGGTCTGGGCGTTCAAGTAAGGATGAGACAAAACAGCAGATTATAGAATCTGTCCGGTCCTCATTTAAAGATGGACCTGATGCTATCCTCTTGGTTATTAGAATCGGTTGTACAGACTCTCTAAAACCGACTCTATCTATTTTCACgaatgaggaaggagagaggagcacGTATGAAGATACATTTATCGAAAGAGCATTGAATAAGACAGTGGTGCTGTTCACAAATGAGGAAGAATTGGACAAATTGCATCTAACTATTGAGAGATACATTACTGACTATAACCTTGAAGGGTTGATAGAGAAATGTGACGGAAGGTATTGTGTTCTTTCTGACAAAAAGTCACGTAAGGTTCAGAATTCAAAGCTGATCAAGCAATTAGAGGAAATGATATCTGAAAACAGACATGAGAATTGCCAGGTGGAAGAGAGGTGCATGGGCACGTTGGAGAAGATAGTGGAGAAGACGACAAATTTAATAACAAACCTTGAAAAAAAGATTGCAAGACTTGAGGAAAAGATGCGTAGTTGTAAGATTAAGAGAGACTTGGAATCCtgtgagagggagatagaaaaacTGCAGAAGACCATTAAACAGAAGAATAAAGAACTGCAAGAAGTAAAGGCTTGTATTGAAAAGTTAAGTCCCAAAGTCAAAACAGATAATCAGACACAAACAGAAGAGGACAACGATTCACAACGCCTGCGAGACGAAGCAATCAATAAGGACAACCTGGTCTACGAGTTGAGTGCAACTAAAGCACAGTTGGAAAAAGAGTTGAGGACAGCTGAAGAAGAGTTGAAGAGCACTGAAGGAAAGTGGAGGAGAACTGAAGAAGAGTTGAGGAGAACTAAAGCAGATTTGGAAGAACAGCTGAGGACAGCTGAAGAAGAGTTGAGAAGAACTAAAGCAGATTTGGAAGAACAGCTGAGGAGACGTAAAAAAGAGTTGGAAAAGGCGAAGAAAACAGGAGAGTCAAAGAATACTGAACTTTATTTTAAACTATCTAAAGTGTTGAACAGGAAGTCTCTTACCTCTTATTGTAAGGAAGAAATAAGTCAGAAGAATATCAAGATAGAAATGACTCAACGGTCATGTATTG ACTTTCCAGCCAACCCGTCTACCCCCATTGGTCAAGCCTTTATCACTAAACACAAGACGGAGTTGGTGAACCGACTGGGACTCTTGCTGCCCATACTTCTGAGTCTCCAGGATCGAGGAGTTCTGAGTCAAGAGGAGATTGAGGAGGTGGAATGTAAAGACACCAAGTCCCAACAGAATCAGGCCTTGCTCAACATGGTTGTGCGGAAGGGAACTCGCGCCCAAGACTACTTCTACCTAGCTCTGAGAGAATCAGACCTTTTGTTGGTGGAGGACCTGTGTAACTGTCGCAAATAG